A section of the Polynucleobacter sp. AP-Sving-400A-A2 genome encodes:
- the bamA gene encoding outer membrane protein assembly factor BamA, producing the protein MNFLIPSFRSVTRFAAQAALIIAAGFCIHAQAADSFVIKDIRIEGLQRVEPGTVFSYLPVQVGDTFTDEKSAEAIKALYSTGFFRDVQIQAQGNVLIVIVEERPTISRIEFTGMKEFDQEIVRKSLKAVGVAEARFYDKALIDKAEQELKRQYVGKGMYAAEVVATVTPVERNQVAIYFNIDEGPVAKIQEINFIGNSVFSESTLKSEMQLKTGGWLSWYSKDNLYSKQKLTADLENIRSYYLNRGYLEFVIESTQVSITPDKKGIFLTVSIREGNKFTVKNVRLAGDLLGKEAELIQLVSLKAGDTFSSAKLTESTKAIAEILGSYGYAFATINPQPDIRRDLSEVDLTLVVDPGRRVYVRQVNVTGNAKTRDMVIRREMRQFESSWFDSEKIDLSKKRLGRLGYFTETDVSTQDVPGSPDQVDVNVKVTEKPTGAVTIGAGFSSTEKLILSAGINQENAFGTGTSVGLNMSLGKINQSLALSNYDPYFTEDGISRYTDLYYRSSKPLYYVGDPNYQIKSVGSNIKFGVPYTEVDRVFFGTGIEAFQIQTTNNTPIPYLNYAQSYGIASPGYPATLTTYNVPVTVGWSRDGRDSALIPSTGSLQQLSAEVGTPVGNMTFYRIFGQYQKYHSFSKGNILSYNGELGYGEAYGNNPFPITKNYYVGGIGSVRGYSPGSLGPTYYNSYIGRYQPTGGQSKIVNNVEYTVPVPGSGVDKTLRVFGFVDGGNVYNENINLVLRYSYGLGLSWISPLGPLKFSYGIPIKSLPTDNIQRLQFQVGTAF; encoded by the coding sequence TTGAATTTTCTGATCCCATCTTTTCGCTCTGTAACTCGATTTGCTGCGCAAGCCGCTCTGATTATTGCGGCAGGTTTTTGTATTCATGCACAAGCTGCTGACTCCTTTGTGATCAAAGATATTCGCATCGAGGGTTTGCAACGGGTGGAGCCGGGAACTGTATTTAGCTATCTGCCTGTTCAAGTGGGTGATACCTTTACTGATGAGAAGAGTGCTGAGGCTATTAAGGCTTTGTATAGCACCGGTTTTTTCCGAGATGTACAGATTCAGGCCCAAGGCAATGTGTTGATTGTGATCGTTGAAGAGCGTCCCACCATCTCCCGGATTGAATTTACGGGGATGAAAGAGTTTGATCAAGAAATCGTCCGTAAATCCTTAAAGGCAGTAGGCGTAGCTGAAGCCCGCTTCTATGACAAAGCGCTGATTGACAAAGCGGAGCAAGAGCTTAAGCGTCAGTATGTTGGCAAGGGTATGTACGCCGCTGAAGTAGTTGCAACTGTTACCCCGGTAGAGCGTAATCAGGTGGCAATTTATTTCAATATTGATGAAGGGCCTGTAGCCAAGATTCAAGAAATTAACTTTATCGGCAATAGCGTCTTTAGCGAGAGCACCCTCAAAAGCGAGATGCAATTGAAGACAGGTGGATGGCTTTCTTGGTATAGCAAAGATAATTTGTACTCAAAGCAAAAGCTTACTGCCGACTTAGAGAACATTCGCTCTTATTACCTCAATCGTGGTTACCTCGAGTTTGTGATTGAGTCCACTCAGGTTTCCATTACTCCGGACAAAAAAGGCATCTTTCTTACGGTGAGTATTCGTGAGGGTAATAAGTTCACAGTGAAGAATGTGCGTTTAGCTGGGGATCTATTGGGTAAAGAGGCTGAGCTCATTCAGCTGGTAAGTCTTAAAGCAGGCGATACCTTTTCATCGGCTAAGTTGACTGAGAGTACCAAGGCGATTGCTGAAATTCTGGGTTCATATGGCTATGCGTTTGCAACCATCAACCCGCAGCCGGATATCCGTCGTGATTTAAGTGAGGTTGATCTCACTCTGGTAGTTGACCCTGGTCGACGTGTTTATGTTCGCCAAGTGAACGTCACCGGTAATGCCAAGACAAGAGATATGGTGATTCGTCGTGAGATGCGCCAGTTTGAAAGTTCTTGGTTCGATAGTGAAAAGATTGACCTGTCTAAAAAACGTTTAGGACGTTTGGGTTACTTTACCGAGACTGATGTTTCTACTCAGGATGTTCCTGGATCACCAGATCAAGTGGACGTCAATGTGAAGGTAACTGAGAAGCCAACCGGTGCCGTTACGATTGGTGCGGGCTTCTCTTCAACTGAAAAATTGATCCTTTCTGCTGGTATTAACCAAGAGAATGCATTTGGTACGGGTACTTCAGTCGGTTTGAATATGTCCTTGGGTAAGATTAATCAGAGCTTGGCCTTGTCAAACTACGACCCTTATTTCACTGAGGATGGCATCAGTCGTTATACCGATTTGTACTACCGATCATCCAAGCCTTTGTATTACGTTGGCGATCCTAATTATCAAATTAAGTCTGTAGGTAGCAATATCAAGTTTGGCGTTCCGTATACAGAAGTTGACCGGGTCTTCTTTGGAACGGGCATAGAGGCATTTCAGATTCAGACTACAAACAATACTCCCATCCCATATTTAAATTATGCTCAAAGCTACGGTATAGCTTCACCTGGGTATCCTGCTACATTGACTACTTATAACGTGCCCGTCACAGTAGGCTGGTCACGCGATGGTCGCGATAGCGCTTTAATTCCGTCTACTGGTTCTTTGCAACAATTAAGTGCTGAGGTGGGAACCCCTGTTGGAAATATGACTTTCTACCGTATATTCGGCCAGTACCAGAAATACCATTCTTTCTCAAAAGGCAATATTTTGTCCTACAACGGGGAGCTAGGTTACGGCGAAGCTTACGGCAACAATCCGTTTCCGATTACTAAAAACTATTATGTTGGCGGTATCGGCTCGGTTCGCGGTTACTCACCTGGCTCACTTGGACCCACTTATTACAACTCGTACATCGGTCGCTATCAGCCCACCGGCGGACAGTCAAAAATCGTAAATAATGTCGAGTACACCGTGCCAGTTCCAGGCTCTGGAGTGGATAAAACCCTGCGGGTATTTGGTTTCGTGGACGGTGGTAATGTTTATAACGAGAATATCAACCTCGTATTGCGATATTCTTATGGCTTAGGTTTATCATGGATATCACCTTTGGGTCCGCTCAAGTTTAGTTACGGTATTCCGATCAAATCATTGCCGACGGATAACATCCAGCGACTGCAGTTCCAGGTGGGTACAGCGTTTTAA
- a CDS encoding phosphatidate cytidylyltransferase, translating to MLKTRIITATILMAVLLPILFFLPPIYLGIFFLIALVAAAWEWSRMIAPEAKKAAWLYAVFCLVIILLLLGMQAITWQFSLLMMAVLFWFFLAPFILAKGMDLSLQKFKPFYSIVGLIILPATWFALVFLRELGLVFLLTAMALVWVADIGAYFVGKAFGKHKLAANISPGKSIEGALGGLLLCYLYAFLCVTYLPLGDTLFGAWAIQFGWVPMFLMVTVLTAFSIFGDLFESQLKRLAGVKDSSHLLPGHGGVLDRVDALIPTMPIAALLAGWI from the coding sequence ATGCTAAAAACCCGAATCATTACTGCCACAATCCTGATGGCAGTGCTATTACCTATTTTATTTTTCTTGCCACCGATTTACCTAGGTATTTTTTTCCTGATTGCCCTGGTTGCTGCCGCTTGGGAGTGGAGTCGTATGATTGCTCCTGAAGCGAAAAAGGCGGCATGGCTCTACGCTGTTTTTTGTTTGGTCATCATCTTATTGTTGCTGGGCATGCAAGCAATCACATGGCAGTTTTCTTTGCTCATGATGGCGGTTTTGTTTTGGTTCTTTTTAGCGCCATTCATCTTGGCTAAAGGAATGGACCTCTCGCTTCAAAAATTCAAACCTTTCTACAGCATTGTCGGCTTGATCATTCTGCCAGCAACTTGGTTTGCATTAGTCTTCTTGCGTGAATTAGGCCTAGTCTTTTTACTGACAGCGATGGCCTTAGTTTGGGTTGCTGATATTGGCGCCTATTTTGTTGGTAAAGCTTTTGGTAAGCACAAGCTGGCCGCAAATATTAGTCCGGGAAAATCGATTGAGGGCGCGCTGGGTGGTTTACTCCTTTGCTATCTCTATGCATTCTTATGCGTTACTTATTTACCACTAGGCGATACTTTATTTGGTGCTTGGGCTATCCAATTTGGTTGGGTGCCAATGTTTCTGATGGTGACAGTATTAACAGCATTCAGCATCTTCGGAGATTTATTTGAATCCCAGTTAAAGCGTTTGGCTGGCGTCAAAGATAGTAGTCATTTGCTGCCAGGTCATGGTGGCGTACTAGACCGCGTTGATGCACTCATTCCAACAATGCCGATTGCTGCATTACTAGCAGGGTGGATTTAA
- a CDS encoding RIP metalloprotease: protein MQALITLAAFLVTLGVLVSFHEYGHFLAARLCGVRVLRFALGFGKPLFTYHASNGTEWVLASIPLGGYVKLLDGRDREQIISAQERSQSFDVKPLWQRSTIVAAGPFANFLLAVILFSVIYVSGVPQLPARLQTPPEQSIAAKLGVAAGDQVIGWQSLSSDNSGTPIIEEFDSVPSWNALRWLLLDAITGEQGFALEIRDVAGTRQIKSFRQGDLPPIAPESDPFQALGLFPQVSPPSEWIELKLGPIDAIGFAYQRVCLISKVSVRLMLGLFTGKTTLKQLGGPLSIADMAGKSAQVGWQPFLAFLALMSISIGLLNLVPLPMLDGGQLLYDAWELVAGKRMSLSLQEKLQKAGFLLLISLSLLALFNDLQRYLSS, encoded by the coding sequence ATGCAGGCCTTAATCACTCTTGCTGCATTCTTAGTCACACTCGGTGTGCTGGTCAGTTTTCACGAGTACGGCCATTTTCTGGCAGCTCGTTTGTGCGGAGTTAGAGTACTTCGCTTTGCCCTGGGATTTGGTAAGCCGCTTTTTACTTATCACGCTAGTAACGGTACTGAGTGGGTTCTGGCTTCCATTCCTTTGGGTGGTTATGTCAAATTACTGGACGGCCGTGATCGTGAGCAAATCATTTCAGCACAAGAGCGCTCCCAATCCTTCGATGTAAAGCCTCTGTGGCAACGTTCCACAATTGTGGCAGCAGGCCCCTTTGCTAATTTCCTGTTGGCAGTCATTTTGTTCTCAGTGATTTATGTCTCGGGTGTGCCTCAGCTTCCCGCTCGACTTCAAACTCCACCAGAGCAATCGATTGCTGCAAAACTGGGGGTAGCGGCAGGTGATCAGGTTATTGGTTGGCAATCCCTTTCATCTGATAACAGCGGCACCCCTATTATTGAAGAGTTTGACTCAGTCCCGAGTTGGAATGCATTGCGTTGGCTTCTCTTAGATGCCATTACCGGGGAGCAGGGTTTTGCCCTAGAGATCCGGGATGTTGCTGGCACCCGTCAGATCAAATCCTTCAGGCAGGGTGATTTACCCCCGATTGCACCTGAATCCGATCCATTTCAGGCGCTGGGCTTGTTTCCCCAAGTGAGCCCACCCTCGGAGTGGATAGAGCTCAAGTTAGGGCCGATAGATGCCATCGGTTTTGCGTATCAGCGGGTTTGCCTGATAAGCAAGGTCTCCGTAAGGCTCATGTTGGGTTTATTTACGGGTAAAACGACCTTAAAGCAGCTCGGTGGACCCCTAAGCATTGCGGATATGGCAGGTAAGTCTGCTCAGGTTGGCTGGCAACCATTTTTAGCATTTTTAGCCCTCATGAGTATCAGTATTGGACTCTTGAATTTAGTGCCTTTACCAATGCTCGATGGGGGTCAGCTCCTGTATGATGCATGGGAGTTGGTTGCTGGTAAGCGAATGTCTTTATCACTGCAGGAAAAGCTCCAAAAAGCGGGTTTTTTGCTTCTGATATCCCTTTCCTTACTAGCCTTGTTTAACGATTTGCAACGCTACCTTTCATCTTGA
- a CDS encoding OmpH family outer membrane protein, which yields MKLRQSSKWIQYGLIAVSSFITLPLAFAQDAGTRVAAVNVEKVFNESNMAKASQTKLQNEFTKRQNEIRDSAQKIKSAAEKLDRDSAVMSEAERSRRQRELADQDRELQRKQREYTEDLNQRNFEERAKIAEKANQALRQIAEQRKIDVIIQDPAYANPKVDVTDDVIKALNSLK from the coding sequence ATGAAGCTTCGTCAATCTTCCAAATGGATTCAGTACGGCTTAATTGCTGTTTCATCATTCATCACTTTGCCATTGGCATTTGCTCAAGATGCTGGAACCCGGGTTGCAGCTGTGAACGTTGAAAAAGTATTCAACGAATCGAACATGGCCAAAGCTAGTCAGACTAAGTTGCAGAATGAGTTTACAAAACGCCAAAATGAAATTCGTGACAGCGCCCAAAAAATCAAATCTGCTGCAGAAAAGTTAGATCGTGATTCAGCTGTCATGTCTGAGGCAGAGCGTTCACGTCGTCAGCGCGAGTTAGCCGACCAGGATCGTGAATTGCAGCGTAAACAGCGTGAGTACACCGAGGATCTCAATCAACGTAACTTTGAAGAGCGTGCCAAGATTGCTGAAAAAGCCAATCAAGCCCTCAGGCAGATTGCTGAACAAAGAAAAATTGATGTCATTATTCAAGATCCAGCCTATGCCAATCCCAAGGTTGACGTTACTGATGATGTCATCAAGGCTTTGAATAGTCTTAAGTAA
- the fabZ gene encoding 3-hydroxyacyl-ACP dehydratase FabZ, which yields MSKPIAIDINQILKLLPHRYPFLLVDRVLEIEPRQSITALKNVTMNEPFFQGHFPDFPVMPGVLIIEALAQTAALLTFSEVREENAVYYFAGIDGARFKKPVLPGDQLIMTAKLERERAGIYKFQVQATVDGELAAEANITCAVRTKGA from the coding sequence ATGAGCAAACCCATCGCTATCGACATCAATCAAATTTTGAAGTTGCTGCCGCATCGCTATCCATTTCTATTGGTTGATCGCGTATTGGAGATTGAGCCTCGTCAAAGTATTACCGCGCTGAAGAATGTCACCATGAATGAGCCATTCTTTCAGGGTCACTTCCCAGATTTTCCAGTCATGCCGGGAGTGTTGATTATTGAAGCGCTTGCCCAAACTGCAGCTCTCTTGACCTTTTCTGAAGTGCGTGAAGAAAATGCAGTTTATTACTTTGCCGGTATTGATGGTGCTCGCTTTAAGAAGCCGGTACTGCCTGGGGATCAACTGATCATGACGGCTAAGCTAGAGCGTGAACGTGCTGGCATCTATAAGTTCCAAGTGCAGGCGACCGTGGATGGCGAGTTGGCCGCCGAGGCGAATATCACTTGTGCCGTTCGTACGAAAGGTGCGTAA
- a CDS encoding isoprenyl transferase: MTQHTSSTLVIPKVSAIPRHAAIIMDGNGRWASKRFMPRVAGHSEGLSAVRKIVQECRQLGVEYLTLFAFSSENWRRPPEEVSFLMKLFLKSLKGEVSRLAENDIRLRLIGDLSRFDSGIQEMVQFSEEKTAACKGLTLTIAANYGGRWDILQAMRQALAANPGLTPEQVSEELLQPYLSMAYAPEPDLFIRTGGEQRVSNFLLWQLAYTELYFTDTLWPDFDEAQLHKAFDWFSQRERRFGRTSAQLASESLIDAV; encoded by the coding sequence ATGACTCAGCACACTAGCTCAACCTTAGTTATTCCAAAGGTAAGTGCTATTCCTCGCCATGCCGCCATCATCATGGACGGCAATGGGCGGTGGGCCAGTAAGCGCTTCATGCCGCGAGTAGCTGGTCACTCAGAAGGTTTGAGTGCTGTTCGTAAGATTGTTCAAGAGTGCCGCCAACTAGGCGTGGAATATCTCACTCTGTTTGCGTTTAGCTCTGAAAACTGGCGTCGCCCTCCCGAAGAGGTTAGCTTTTTAATGAAGCTATTCCTGAAATCCTTAAAGGGTGAAGTCTCTCGTTTAGCTGAAAACGATATCCGTCTTCGTCTCATTGGGGATTTAAGCCGCTTTGATTCTGGGATTCAGGAGATGGTGCAGTTCTCGGAAGAAAAAACAGCTGCCTGTAAGGGTCTTACCCTCACTATTGCTGCTAACTATGGTGGGCGCTGGGATATTTTGCAGGCGATGCGCCAAGCTTTGGCTGCCAACCCAGGTTTGACACCAGAACAAGTATCTGAAGAATTATTGCAACCCTATCTGTCTATGGCTTATGCGCCAGAACCAGATTTGTTTATTCGAACTGGTGGCGAGCAGCGCGTCAGCAACTTCCTGCTATGGCAGTTGGCCTATACCGAGCTGTACTTCACAGATACTCTCTGGCCTGATTTTGATGAAGCTCAGTTACATAAAGCTTTTGATTGGTTTAGTCAGCGCGAGCGTCGCTTTGGGCGCACTAGCGCTCAGTTAGCATCTGAGTCATTGATTGACGCAGTCTAA
- the lpxA gene encoding acyl-ACP--UDP-N-acetylglucosamine O-acyltransferase, with translation MTRIHATAVVDSKAEIASDVEIGPFSVIGPNVKIGAACKIGSHTVIEGHTTIGKENNFAHFAAIGGAPQDMKYRGEPTQLIIGDRNTIREFTTIHTGTSQDEGITRIGDDNWIMAYVHIAHDCQIGNHTIFSSNAQIAGHVKVSDWAIMGGMSGVHQFVRIGQHAMLGGASALVQDIPPFVIAAGDKASPHGINVEGLKRRGFSSETISALRQAYKVLYKDGLSFEEAKVEIQKMVLASASDAQTAEKLTEFHDFIAASTRGIIR, from the coding sequence ATGACTCGGATTCATGCGACTGCTGTAGTTGATAGTAAGGCTGAGATTGCCAGCGACGTAGAGATTGGTCCATTCTCTGTTATTGGGCCAAACGTCAAAATTGGCGCTGCTTGCAAGATTGGCTCTCACACTGTGATCGAGGGTCACACCACGATCGGTAAAGAAAATAACTTTGCGCACTTCGCTGCCATTGGTGGCGCTCCCCAGGATATGAAATACCGTGGCGAACCTACCCAGTTGATTATCGGAGATCGCAACACCATTCGTGAGTTCACGACCATTCATACGGGTACATCGCAGGATGAGGGCATCACCAGAATCGGTGATGACAACTGGATCATGGCTTATGTGCATATTGCGCATGACTGCCAAATCGGTAACCATACGATTTTCTCGAGTAACGCACAAATTGCTGGTCACGTGAAGGTGAGTGACTGGGCGATTATGGGTGGCATGTCTGGTGTGCATCAATTTGTCCGCATTGGCCAACATGCGATGTTGGGTGGTGCCTCCGCCTTAGTGCAAGATATTCCACCATTTGTGATTGCAGCAGGCGATAAAGCATCCCCGCATGGCATCAATGTGGAAGGTCTGAAGCGCCGTGGTTTCTCAAGCGAGACGATTTCTGCATTACGTCAGGCATATAAGGTTCTTTATAAAGATGGCCTCAGCTTTGAAGAAGCTAAGGTAGAGATTCAGAAGATGGTGCTGGCCAGTGCATCCGATGCTCAAACTGCAGAAAAGCTGACCGAGTTCCATGACTTTATTGCCGCCTCTACGCGCGGCATTATTCGATAG
- the ispC gene encoding 1-deoxy-D-xylulose-5-phosphate reductoisomerase, whose product MALKQLAILGSTGSIGVNTLDVIRAHPDRFKVVALTAAKQIERLAEQCIEFKPAIAVVADADGASQLSQLLQDKKISTQVLYGPEALVSAVTESGCDTVMAAIVGAAGLVPTLAAAKAGKRVLLANKEALVMSGNLFMQAMKSGGGELLPIDSEHNAIFQCLPDRFTKNPSVHLGVEELWLTASGGPFRDRPLADLAAITPDQACAHPNWVMGRKISVDSATMMNKGLEVIEAFWLFGLPLEKIKVLIHPQSVVHSMVRYRDGSVLAQMGQPDMRTPIAYGLAWPERIAAGVAPLNLTQLSGLSFTEPNFAQFPCLSLAFTAAKAGGTSPAVLNAANEIAVAAFLEDGLPYLSIPKVVEHCLNVMPSTPADSLEIILGADAQARQAANQFIRNLQK is encoded by the coding sequence ATGGCTCTGAAACAGCTTGCTATCCTAGGATCTACTGGATCGATTGGTGTTAATACCTTAGACGTCATCCGTGCCCATCCTGATCGCTTTAAGGTAGTCGCTCTGACTGCCGCAAAACAAATTGAGCGTTTAGCAGAGCAATGTATCGAGTTCAAGCCTGCTATTGCAGTGGTAGCCGACGCTGATGGCGCCTCTCAATTGAGTCAACTGTTGCAAGATAAAAAGATTTCTACTCAAGTTCTCTATGGACCAGAGGCTTTAGTTAGTGCAGTAACAGAATCTGGGTGCGATACCGTGATGGCAGCGATCGTGGGAGCCGCTGGTCTAGTCCCAACTTTGGCAGCAGCAAAAGCAGGTAAGCGAGTATTGCTGGCTAACAAAGAAGCGTTAGTGATGTCGGGCAATTTATTTATGCAGGCGATGAAATCGGGCGGCGGTGAATTACTTCCAATTGATAGCGAGCACAATGCGATTTTCCAATGCCTACCCGATCGCTTTACAAAAAACCCATCCGTCCATTTAGGCGTTGAAGAGCTCTGGTTAACTGCCTCTGGAGGACCGTTTAGGGATAGGCCTCTCGCAGATTTAGCGGCTATTACGCCTGATCAAGCTTGCGCCCACCCGAATTGGGTGATGGGCCGAAAGATTTCGGTTGATTCTGCGACGATGATGAATAAAGGTCTTGAAGTCATTGAGGCTTTTTGGTTATTTGGTTTGCCGCTAGAAAAAATTAAAGTTTTGATTCATCCACAGAGCGTAGTGCACTCGATGGTCCGTTATCGAGATGGCTCAGTCTTAGCGCAAATGGGTCAACCTGATATGCGCACACCGATTGCCTATGGACTAGCTTGGCCTGAACGGATTGCTGCTGGTGTTGCCCCCTTGAATCTGACACAGTTGAGTGGCCTTAGTTTTACAGAACCTAATTTTGCTCAATTTCCTTGTTTGAGCTTGGCCTTTACCGCTGCAAAAGCAGGGGGAACTTCGCCTGCTGTATTAAACGCCGCCAATGAGATAGCCGTTGCAGCTTTCTTAGAGGATGGATTACCTTACTTAAGTATTCCGAAGGTAGTGGAGCACTGCTTAAATGTTATGCCATCAACTCCTGCAGATTCTTTAGAGATCATTCTTGGGGCTGATGCTCAGGCTCGTCAAGCTGCCAATCAATTTATTCGCAACCTTCAGAAATAG
- the pyrH gene encoding UMP kinase → MPAYKRVLLKLSGEALMGDDAFGINPITIDSMVKEIAEVVNSGVQLAIVIGGGNIFRGVAGGAAGMDRATADYMGMLATMMNSLALQDALRQKGVEARVQSALRMDQVVEPYIRPRAIRALSEGKVVIFAAGTGNPFFTTDTAAALRGAEMGVEIMLKATKVDGIYSADPMKDPTATLYKTMTFDEAIIKNLQVMDATAFALCRDRKLPIKVFSILKPGALMRVVQGESEGTLVHV, encoded by the coding sequence ATGCCAGCCTACAAGCGTGTTCTCTTAAAACTCTCTGGTGAAGCCCTCATGGGGGATGATGCTTTTGGTATCAACCCAATCACGATCGATTCCATGGTGAAAGAAATAGCCGAGGTAGTCAATAGCGGCGTTCAATTGGCTATTGTGATTGGTGGCGGAAATATTTTCCGAGGTGTAGCAGGCGGCGCGGCCGGCATGGATCGGGCAACCGCTGACTACATGGGAATGCTGGCTACCATGATGAACTCGCTTGCACTGCAAGATGCTTTGCGTCAAAAAGGGGTTGAAGCTCGCGTGCAGTCTGCTTTGAGAATGGATCAAGTGGTGGAGCCTTACATTCGCCCTCGTGCGATTCGTGCTTTGAGTGAGGGTAAGGTAGTAATCTTTGCAGCTGGTACGGGTAATCCATTTTTTACTACCGATACTGCTGCCGCTTTGCGTGGCGCAGAGATGGGGGTTGAGATCATGCTCAAGGCTACTAAGGTAGACGGCATCTACAGCGCTGATCCAATGAAAGACCCGACAGCTACCTTGTATAAAACAATGACTTTTGACGAGGCAATCATCAAAAACTTGCAGGTCATGGACGCAACCGCTTTTGCATTGTGCCGTGATCGCAAATTACCCATTAAGGTGTTTTCGATTCTCAAACCAGGCGCATTGATGCGTGTGGTTCAGGGTGAATCTGAAGGCACTTTAGTACACGTTTAA
- the frr gene encoding ribosome recycling factor: MSAAEIKTTTDQKMQKSLEALKSNLAKIRSGRANPGILEHIQVDYYGNPTPLSQVASLGLADARTINVQPFEKTMVGAIEKAIRDSDLGLNPASQGTVIRVPMPALTEERRRDLTKVVKNEGEDTKIAVRNLRRDANEHLKRLTKDKEISEDDERRATDDIQKMTDRAVIDIDKIVSEKEKEIMTV; the protein is encoded by the coding sequence ATGTCCGCAGCAGAAATTAAAACCACTACCGATCAAAAGATGCAGAAGTCTCTTGAGGCTCTGAAATCCAATTTAGCGAAGATTCGCTCTGGTCGTGCAAATCCTGGAATCTTAGAGCACATCCAAGTGGATTATTACGGCAATCCAACGCCACTAAGCCAAGTGGCTAGCTTAGGTTTGGCTGATGCCAGAACAATCAACGTACAGCCATTTGAAAAAACGATGGTTGGCGCAATTGAGAAGGCCATTCGTGATTCAGATTTGGGTCTGAACCCAGCCTCGCAAGGCACCGTCATCCGCGTACCTATGCCTGCGTTGACTGAAGAGCGTCGTCGTGATTTGACTAAGGTTGTCAAAAACGAAGGTGAAGATACGAAAATTGCTGTACGTAATTTACGCCGCGATGCCAATGAGCATTTAAAGCGACTCACCAAAGATAAAGAAATTTCTGAGGACGATGAGCGTCGTGCAACGGACGATATTCAAAAGATGACTGATCGTGCGGTGATTGATATCGACAAGATCGTGTCTGAAAAAGAAAAAGAGATCATGACGGTTTAA
- the lpxD gene encoding UDP-3-O-(3-hydroxymyristoyl)glucosamine N-acyltransferase, with protein sequence MPTAIELAEQFQVSLVGDGSLLLQGLAPLERAQSSQISFLSNPLYRQQASDSSAGGLIVSQADLDFLQVNPGSNSAGRVFFVSKNPYATFARMAQHFAKASAPVYAPGVHPSAAVDPSVSIPASCHIGPFVQIGSGVKLGERVVLLGNTSVARNSNIGSDTLIYPNVSVYSETKLGERCIIHSGAVIGADGFGFAPDFSATGAEWVKIPQTGAVVIGNDVEVGASSTIDRGAMSDTIIGNGTKIDNQVQIAHNVVVGNCCVIAGCAAISGSTKIGNFCIIGGAANFAGHLTIADRTTVSGNTSIIRSITEPGQHYTGVYPSMPHSAWEKNAAILRGLDKIRQRLRLLDKSK encoded by the coding sequence ATGCCCACCGCCATCGAGCTGGCCGAACAGTTTCAAGTAAGCTTGGTGGGGGATGGCTCCCTATTGCTTCAAGGCCTTGCTCCTCTCGAGCGTGCCCAATCCAGTCAAATCTCCTTTCTTTCAAATCCGCTGTATCGCCAACAGGCTAGTGATAGTTCTGCAGGCGGTTTGATTGTCAGTCAGGCGGACTTAGATTTTCTCCAGGTAAACCCAGGAAGCAACTCAGCGGGTAGAGTATTTTTTGTCTCTAAAAACCCGTACGCTACATTTGCCAGAATGGCGCAGCATTTTGCTAAAGCTTCTGCACCTGTTTATGCGCCCGGAGTACATCCCAGTGCCGCCGTTGACCCTAGTGTCAGTATTCCAGCTTCATGCCATATCGGCCCATTTGTACAAATCGGTTCTGGCGTTAAATTAGGTGAGCGAGTTGTTCTGTTGGGAAATACTTCTGTTGCCAGAAATTCCAATATTGGCAGCGATACCTTGATCTATCCCAATGTCTCTGTTTATTCAGAAACCAAGCTGGGTGAACGCTGCATTATTCATAGTGGAGCGGTGATTGGTGCAGATGGCTTTGGCTTTGCCCCTGACTTTTCTGCTACCGGTGCTGAGTGGGTGAAGATACCGCAAACAGGTGCTGTTGTTATCGGAAATGATGTTGAGGTGGGCGCTTCAAGCACAATTGATCGTGGCGCTATGAGTGACACCATTATTGGCAATGGGACCAAGATAGATAACCAAGTTCAAATTGCTCACAACGTAGTGGTAGGCAATTGCTGTGTGATTGCTGGTTGTGCTGCCATTTCGGGAAGTACCAAGATTGGCAACTTTTGCATTATTGGGGGCGCAGCCAATTTTGCTGGTCATCTCACGATTGCAGATAGAACAACAGTGTCCGGTAATACCTCAATTATTCGTTCAATTACTGAGCCGGGGCAGCATTACACGGGCGTTTACCCTTCAATGCCCCATAGTGCTTGGGAGAAAAACGCGGCAATTTTGCGGGGTCTTGATAAAATACGCCAACGCTTACGATTATTAGACAAATCTAAATAA